ACTACAGGAAATTACAGTTTTAGCAGTGTTAACAAATTCATACAAAACTTTGTCGTGATTCTTTGTGGATTTACAGAAAGTTATGTGacacaatatttgtttttatataatataataatatatatatatttatttgtcagaTTTACATGGAGAAGACAGTCTGGTTTCACAAGGAGCTTATTCTTTTAATAAATGGAGCCGATCCAAGCAGGCAAACAGAAAGTGAAGGTTTAAGGCCTAAGTGAAGCATCAACTTTGCCCCAGTTGTATTAAAAAGTCAAGTCATATAAAACTGTCTATTATAAGTTATATTTACAAAGTAGAAGAACAAAACATTCACAGGGTCGGAGATAATTTAACTTTACACAAAGAGCAACAGCGTTAAATCACATGTCAGCAAATTTGATCAGTGAACATGAAGAAACAtctgagacagaaaacagaatgaATCTCAGTCACTTTACAATTTGTGgattaaataaatcttttaaaCAATCATCATCTGTACAGCAGCTTGTCGAGGATCTGGTTCTTACTTACAGGAGCTTCCTGGTGAGTCTGGTGTCGTGTCCTCGGTGGAGCAGCGACTCTCCCGTGGTTTGAATGAGTGAACAGCCGTCAAACTGGAAAAGGAAACGTCATCACAGTTATTCCTCCACCCGGCCATAAGCCTGTTCCACAGTTTAACAACCTGTTCCTCCAACAGCAGCGCTCACACCCTCAGCTCACTGGTCACAGTGTCACTGGTGCCACGCTCCCATTATGTTTGACTTTGCTAGTGTGAGTATACAGTGCGTGATCATAATAGCAGCTCTCACACGGGGAATGAGTGTTTGCCTCGTGGGTGTGGTGTTTGAGTCCAATGGTTAACATTCCCCACACCTGCAACACAGACGCTGAGCAACAGACGACACGTAGGAGGCTGCAGGTTTGCATTTTCATGACCATGAGGTCACGGCTGCGGCCATTCGGTGAACGTGTGATACATGAAGAGTCAGATTATGTTagaaactgtttcctcttctacCTGGAGAGTCAGTTTAACCTTTTGCTCGTTACATAACGTGGAGCTGAGCCAGCAGCTGTGAATGGGAGGCTCGCTTTGGGAATGGGAAGATTTTACAAGCCCATTAAGTACAAACTGgaagtggaaaataaaaacacacaaagtccaATTCTACTTTAATGCATAGTTGAGGTAGAAACTGGTTAAAATTGATGATATTTCATAAGTTGAAATcaaaaatgtccagaaaatgatTTGCAGTCAATAAGATCACAGCAAATTGGCTTTGATCACCTGAAGTCTCTATTCCCACGCATCGTGTTCACAGACCACATGTTAATTTTCTGCCTGAATATTATATCCTGCAGTTTAACAGCAGGATGTTTGGAACGTTTCCTCACGTGTTTATTTCCATAACCTCGACCTCAGAGCGTTTGTTTAAAACCACCGACGGGACCAACACAACACCTGTTGGTAACTGTAAATCATTTGTTGCATTAACACAACGGGGTTGTGATTGATTGTGAAGTTGTGTTCCCTGATTTCGACTTGCAGCCGTGCGTCGCCTCATGTTAGCATAGTGTTTGCATCAGGTGAGGCCGAGAGGCTTTACATCTGCTTTTCATCGCTCAGCGCAGCGCGACGGCTCAGAGGACGATTCCCAAACCAGCCGTgaccctgaagctgcagcttcatCCACCAGGAGACTTCCAGGGTCCGGTTCTGTTAAAGTTCTTTCAAATGAACAAGAAAAAGTTCTGAGATTTCAAGATAAAAGTCAAGATTTTAGGGAAGATCAGAAGATCAGTCTGCTGAGGAAAGTAAAGCAGACTGAGAAGTTTGACTTTAGTTTAAGTttcataaataacaaaacatttctgtcaGCGTCAGCTCCACATGATCGGAAGTATCAGCactttgaaaagaaagaaactgagTCTATTCTGAAGGAAGAACCTCACAGACCTGGAGGGAAGTGTCTCACGACTTTAGTTTTGTAATATATGACTTTCTTCTCCATAAAGACACTCACAATAATCTTAATATAACATCATTCTCCTAATCCTGAATTTTTCtaactgtttctgtttcattgGTGAGATATAAACGTCCTGAGTGAAACCTGTGGGTCGTCCACTCATCAGAAGATCAGTGGTTTGCTCCCACATGTTTCAGGGTCACTTGTAGGAAACTGAAATCAGACACAGTTCAGCTGCTGTGACGGGACGAAGAAGATCACATGACAGGTTTTGCATAAGGAGGGATTCGATTTGCAATCAaaatcagaagaagaagaaaaagactcAAATAGAGAAGAGCCAGTGAGACAAGGATTCGAACTGGTGACGGTTTAACACTGAGTCGCAGTCGAAGGGGAAGAATCAAACATGTCACCATCCGACAGTCCAGTCAACTCAGGTAAGAAACATATGTagaagaaacatttcaaatatatcAGCTGCTTTTTATTGATTAGCTGAGAAACTGGTCGTCCTGAGTAAGTTTAGATATTTGTTGTGTCTCTTGGTTCCCCAGGTGTAAGAAGGTCCGTGCTGTGTGTTCTCCTTCTATCAGGTCAGTGCACACGTGTTGAGATCTAATGTGAAGTGGATTCATGTCGGGAACATGTTAACACTTCATATGGAATCATAGGTTTCTGTCTTTActccagaggggggggggtctttcaGTCTGAGAGCAGGAGCCCCTTTGTGTTCTTCTTAGATCTTTTCATcctcctgtgattcttctgtGCACCAGAGAGAATccctcagcctctgctctgataaGTGTGTCTCTGCTGGCAGGACTGTGTTCGGGCCTCCGTCACTACGTCTACGTCGGTGAACCGAAGACACGGTTGGAGGCGAAGAccttctgcagagagaagtaCACTGACCTGGCCACTGTGGAGAACATGGAGGACGTGCAGCGTCTGATGGCAGCTGCTCCTGGTCTTCAGGGAGACGTGTGGATCGGCTTGTACGACAGGTCCGTGAGGTGGTTCTGGTCCGCGGGAGATCCTGGTCTCGATACCCGGGACAAAACCCACTTTCAGATGTGGAGACCAGGTCAACCAGACGCCAGCAGATCTCTTgggaatctgtgtgtgtccatgtggaGTGGTGTCTGGGGAGATCGTCAGTGCAGCAACCAACTCCCTTTTGTCTGCTACGACAAGACAAACATACACGGTGAGCACTTCTCATTTACTTGTTTCGGATATttggatttagttttttaaggAAAATAACTGTAAAAGGTTATTGCTgatgaaaatattgtttttaagtCCAAAGCAAACTTCCAATATCTGACCTTTAAATATCCTCTCAGGCTTTCCGGACATTTCCCCAGAGAGATATTTCTATATTAGAGATTTTAAGAGCTGGCCCGATGCTCAGGCTTACTGCCGGCTGCACCACACGGACCTGGCCAGCGTCCGGAATCCAACTGAGAACACCATGATCGGGCAGCTGGTTCCCATTGGCCAGCTGGCTTTCATCGGCCTCCACAGAcacaccttctcctcctggtcAGATGGGACTGAGTCCTCATTTGAAAACTGGATAAATGGACGCCCGTACTCAGGAACTGGGAACTGCGTGGTCAGCAGGATCGGAGCCGTTAACcctggagagtgggaggaaagaCCCTGTAGTGAGAGACATCCCTTCATGTGCTACAGCAGTGAGTTACTTTCACGTCGATATATTCCTAAACACAGATTTGCTCTAAACTCCCGAGaaactgaagccaaatcatctccacccccctggtggctggctgcagtataggtcataagcCCCACCTCCTTCAGTCATTTGAGGCAGTTTATGTTCACATTTTGATTCATCTATTTTGTCTCTTTCATTAGCATCTTTGAGGCACTTGGTTGTTATTAAGGTGAAAGTTCTGAAATCCACGATCAGCCTGAACGATCCCACAGTGACGGACGCCATCTTGAATCAGGTAATTTCCTCACATGTGTGGGTTTATGGATTTCATATAAACTATTCAGTCTGAGCTACTTAATCTCCATCAATGAACCTTGATAGATTTCCATATTTGCATAACAAACATCTGACTACACATGAAAAGTGTTAACCTGACGGAGCTAGAATTAGTTTCCATGTGTTTTATAGATTAATTTCACCACTTTTATtgtaacaaatatttttgtttttcagataaatgcagagatgaaaaagagagggatgaaggaagGTTTCAAAACTGCATGGATCAGAAAGGCTGATGACAAAATCTTCCACGAAGAAGATGAGAACtaagacttaaaaaaaattactgagCATTTACACAATATTCACTTAAACCGCACTTATTCTAAACATGAAAAGAGAATGACCCTGCTCATGAAACAAATATCAGAACTCATTTAAATGGAACGTGGACGAATTGAAACCTTTTTTCCATGATCTCAAAACAGATGTAAAACAGATGCAAAGCTGTGTCGTCTTCTCTGATGCAAAGTGTTGAACTGACAcgtgtctgttgtctgtttccAGCACGAACACACAAACCATGACGTAAAACCTGAGATCACACTAACAAATGTTTCGACTACACAAAACCACAACGAGGCGTCGCTGCAACAGAAAaacttcattttatttcagcttcttttataaatcaggcatatttagtttactgagtttattttttgattgatttttcatGAACACTTTCTCAACTGATGTTCTTCATGAAATGAGtgaattatatataatttcctGTAATGTTCTGACT
This sequence is a window from Platichthys flesus chromosome 24, fPlaFle2.1, whole genome shotgun sequence. Protein-coding genes within it:
- the LOC133950057 gene encoding macrophage mannose receptor 1; protein product: MSPSDSPVNSGVRRSVLCVLLLSGLCSGLRHYVYVGEPKTRLEAKTFCREKYTDLATVENMEDVQRLMAAAPGLQGDVWIGLYDRSVRWFWSAGDPGLDTRDKTHFQMWRPGQPDASRSLGNLCVSMWSGVWGDRQCSNQLPFVCYDKTNIHGFPDISPERYFYIRDFKSWPDAQAYCRLHHTDLASVRNPTENTMIGQLVPIGQLAFIGLHRHTFSSWSDGTESSFENWINGRPYSGTGNCVVSRIGAVNPGEWEERPCSERHPFMCYSTSLRHLVVIKVKVLKSTISLNDPTVTDAILNQINAEMKKRGMKEGFKTAWIRKADDKIFHEEDEN